The following nucleotide sequence is from Diospyros lotus cultivar Yz01 chromosome 3, ASM1463336v1, whole genome shotgun sequence.
GGAAGCGCCCAACAAACACAAGGATATGCACAAGGATCTTTGGAGAGGAAACCGGTGCTTAAAATAGTCtgagagaggagaagaagagagtaCCATGACCCCATATATGTGGCCATATATGACTATGGATGAACAAAAGTAAAATTCTGACGCCAAATTGACAGCATGCAAAGTAGATgatacaaatagaaaatcaaaagataagaaGTAGAGGActttaggaaaaaaaatccttatattcAATAATGTGCTCTGGATTCAATTTGTGAACGCAACGGACCTCTACGAGAGCAACAAATGAAGCAGCCATCATAGCAAAAGCTTCTCCAGCATCAAATGTGGGAGCTCCCCACTGAAATGGATATGGGACATCTATCCTGCATGTTTTAATGCAAGTTATGAACGATGTACACCACCATCAAAAGATGCTATCTCTGAATCTGTTTAAAGAGAAATAATGAATTACCATGGAGCAGCACCTATAATTCCAGCACGATCTGTTCGGCAGCTTAATTGAGTTTTTGTGGAGGTGTTCTTATATGCACCACACACAGTCAGTAGGTGAGCATAGATCCACACAATAATAACCGAGAATATAACCGCAAAGCGGTCAAAGACATGCCCCTGTCCCTTCATTAGATGTGGTATATACTGCAAAAAACCAGAAGTTTTTGAGACTCAAATCTGACTAGAGATCAACTGTTTCGTTAAAAACTGTGATGACATTACAGGACACCAAATAGAAATTAAGACAATCACCTGTGAAAAGATGACTAGAAAGATAATCTGGGGCAATCCAATCTCCACACATTTGGCAAGCTATACAGTCAATGCAAATATCAATACCCAAAAATCACACATACAATAAAGCAGAGAAAACAGGCCAATAGTGATTCTAGTAACTGAAAAAGTCCATTTGACAAGGAATCTGAATGCATACCAGAGGAAACCCAAACTCATATAGCCCGAATCCAGTCAGAGCTACTAATGGGACAGCAGATAGTGGACTCAAAAACCTGTACGCGTGTAAATGATTAGCCAAATTAATTTAAAGGAAATTACAAGAACCACAACACAAATAATCTATAGCacagatttatttatttatttatctctctGTTGTCCAATTTAGATATAACTTTTGAATTAACAAGTAACTGAAATTTTCAGTGGGAAGTATTGAACGAACCTTGCAACATTACGCCAAAGGCCACTAAATCCCAATATAATCTGAAGAGCAGAGGCAACGATAAGGGCTCCCTGGATACCTCGCATTATCCTCTTAAATTTCTGCAAGAACAGTGCAGTAAGTGAACAATTTTCATAATATAACAGAGTGCAGTAATAGAAGCTAGAGGGATTCATCAAACAACCTCCACTGGATCTAAAATGTCACTATATCGACCAGCCAAGATGATTGAAAGTGTAGTAGGCACAAAAGTGTAAGACCCTCCAATCACAGCAGGTAATCTGGTCCCAAACAGTGTCTGCATGAATGTGTTCAAGCCAGCAACAAACAGCAGTGTCTGAATCACTTTTGCTTTCTCTTCCTGAGAAGGCCAACAAATGGTTACCAATTAGATTGATGAAGAATATCAATTGCAAACAGAAATATCAACTGCTTGTAAAATTCTCATTATAATTGCTGGAAGTCATACATTTCCTCCTCCCATCTGGGGAACAAGATTGGAAGGAATCAGAACCGTCGTGCCTAGCATTACAAGGTAGTGTTGGAATCCGAGAAGTATGGCCTCAGCTGCATTAAGAGACAAATCCAAGTTTAGGGCAACCGTTTTAACACAAAAAGGCAATGTAGGTCCAAGAATAAAGATATGggtcaaaacaaaaatatgttgaAAACATCAAATAGCAAACACAAAACACTGCCTGCCACAACAAAATATATCCAAGCAAGACAAGATAGTTTTTCTCCAGGCTGCACACAATTCAATGAGGTACTAAAAATGGAGAATTTTTTCCAAATCGTTGAATATACACATAAACGTAGTGTTTCCATGTTGTACAAGTTGGTTTCACATTATCAACTATGTAGTGGAACATGACTgtcaattattttcattcacCATCATCTTATAAAACTTTTCCATATAAAGATAGTATTAGGAACATTATCTCATCACACCCTTGTTAGGGGTTACATCAACATAAAAATTTTTCACATTGTTCTTTTACATGGATTTGTAATGTCAATATGAATTTCAGAATTCAGTTAACATCATGAATGAATGTCATGCCACCAAACCTAATTTGGTTAGCATAAGAGGGagttgatgatgataatgaattGAATAAACACATAAGCAAGTATAAGCCAATAAGACGGTTAAAAACAGGGGGAAATACAAAGCAAGAGGGTTTGATGGATCAGTTCCCAATAAGATTTTCAGATGGAAGAAATGCATATAAGAGTTAGAAAAGCAAGGTGTTCCAGAAAGGGATGTgcagatgtgtgtgtgtgtgtgtctatccACGTAAAATACCTGAAATATATgcaaaaagggaaagagaaaagaagagaatgagagaaactCACGCCAAGGAGGAGGACTGGTAATGCAGTAGGAAACGTTGGGAAGCTGGTCTTTGACAGGATGTGGCTGCAGCTCCTCTTGCTTGGGCGGCGGTGCAGCTCCGGCCATgatctttcttttcctctctcaaCCTTGAAACTACAACTCCTATGAAATAGTTAACAGTACCCAAACCCCAAATTTCTGAGTCATATATGTATTAAGGATTTCTCCTCACTGAGACCCAGAAAAAAGATTCTTGCTTACTCAAAGTATGTTATAATTCGGTATGCACATGCTAATGACTATAAATCAAAATGTGGAGGAGGCAGCAATTGCCAGAAGGAAGCCTCTcggctcttcttttctttcgcCTGAAGCAAAGAAAAGTTTTGGCATATGGTGGGCTATTACGAGCCAAAACGCATTAGAAGAAACCAAGGAGGCATAAAGGAGTGCGAAGAGTCCAAAAGAAGCAgaaagaggagaaaagtaaAAGGCGAAATCCGAAAGTGAGAACCCTCTTTGCCTCTGCTACTAGCAGAGAATCCTCTTTAGCTAAAAATTGTTccaatttgattattattttgggGATGGCTTCTTCATGTTCTACAACCTGCTTTATGCTCTGCTCTCGCGTAAAGATTAAGTTCAAGAGAGCAAACACCACCATCTAAGACCTTGTTGGGCACGCACCTCTCCCATTAAGGCCAGGCATATTACAACTTGAGCTAAAAGTTAAAAAGTTTTCTCACACCTAAGGTGTTATTCAAGAATTTCAACAGTAATCCATTACGCATTGGTTATCATATTAGCATCAACCATTAGTCCTTTTATTCCTCATTTAAATCTAGAATTACCATAATCAAAAACCACGTGAGCCTTAAGAAGAACATATAAAGTTCAAGAGACTCAAATTAAAAACCTCTAAACTCACCATCGCTTCAACCATCACACTTGGGTGATCTCTCCAAATCCATCTCTCTCCATAACACACACCAAAGCTATGAATGCATCGTGAATATATTTTTACTCAGGAAGTTTGTCTTTTCAAAATCAGTTATCATTGACAGCTCGAGTTTGCAACTTAGGCACCTATCTATTCAAGTTAAAGCGGAACTTAGCAACATAAAGAAGAATTGCTAAAATATAGTCAAGTTCAATTCATTTACGCAAAAGCTTATAAATGACAAGGTTTTAAATAATGGGCAACTGATACTGAGTTGTATTTTTGTCACTAGTCATTGAGCTTGCTACTTTCATTCAATTAAACCACTTGACGGATTCAACTGaccaaaaaaaccaaaaagcaAAGCCATCATCGAAATGAAAAAGGAGAGACGAAGCTCACTCGCTCGATTACCTTTCTTAAATATTAGCAATAGCAAGCATACAGCAGCCCATAGTGGCCACCCGTCACAATAAATCTCAACCACccagaaaaatatattatatgcatgGATATGATACGTAGGAAAGTTCTCAAGTGTGGCATGTTTCCACATTCCTTTCGTGCAAAGTCTCACCTTTCTGAATCATCGCTTTGCGATGCCAACAGAACCGTCCATCAAAGTTGTCCCCACAATCCACAATCCATAGTCCACATCCACGTATATGCATAAGTTGTTTTAACAGATCGTTCATTCTTAGTGTGCTAAACCCAGACTATTTCAATCAATTTCGGGTCCACACAGCAGTTTCAAGCCATCGCTTTTCTCAGACATGGACCCAAGATGCCAGATTAAATCAAAAGTCAAAGGAAGTGGCAAAGAAGGAAGACAGTCCTGGTGACCCCGAGTTAGCAATGGCTGGATATATACAGTgtcttcaattccaatttttctaagaacctaacctaTTGCTCAGGAACATGGGATCAGCTCTGAATAGTATTGTGCTTAGAATTTTTACAATAAGAAACAGGCCAGGGAGACAGCGCACTTTCAGACTAGCACAATCGCTAACTTGAAGACCTCAGTTACTAGCTAAATCAAGTCGGCAAGAAGGTGTATCACCGTCGGCTGGCAGGTAGCTACTTCCAGAAATAAATACGCCGAGTAAGTCCCGCAAAAGTCACATCTGCAATGAACACAGGACGTTAAGCACTGGGAAAATGAGATCAAGTTAATGTAAACCAAACTTGTTCAAGTCACCAAAATTGGCAGCAATTTGAATGCACAATACTAATTCACATTCAATAAGGGCCTCCATGATATGTCATCAAACAGCAAACCACCACAATCAAACTAAGGCATGCACCAAACTGTGAAATAAATCGCTTCAGGGTAATTAACAGCTTGCAATCATCATTAAGAACATGGCCGAGGAGGGTTCTTTGATGTCCTACataaaaaagatagaaaattgcCAATTTAGGTCATTTTCAAGTCCCAGTAACTCCATACAGTACTCAACTGATTCTCTTCATCCCTGATTTTGTCCTGTTACACTCCTATAGATTCTCAATCACATCAAAGATCTAAGAACATTCCATGGAGAAGGTAAaagtcaaaaacaaaaaataatgggTTGAGGTTCTTGGTGAAACACAATTACCTTGAAACATGGCACTATGTCACAAACTAGTTGTCCTAACTACTGGATGAGCCAAAGAGGTTGAGTTGGTTGCACCTTGGCAAGCATGAGCAGGTGTCTATAAAGCACAAACACCCCCTAGAGGCTGCCATATCGGTGTCATCAACATGTTAGACACGCCAACACGTCAAATACATCCACGTGGAGTGCCGAAcactttcttaaatttttaaagaggACATGGGAGGGGACACGTAGGATACACATGTCCCCTATATGAATACCTCAAAAGACTAAAAATAAGGATTttcttcttgatttattttattgacaTAGCAATTTCatgattcttttgtttttccacattttgaTTGCATGACTATTAAGTTTTCATACCCTTCACTCTTCTATTATCTAGCtctttaaattttgattggACTGTGAGGGACAAAGGCGACTGGATTGTAAGTTGATTGCTAATTGAAGTTATTCATTTGGATTTTCagtttatgaattttaaatgcataaattttattttactaattagcATATCGCGACCATGTCGTATCCTACTTTTTTGAAACATGTCGTGTCTCCATGTTCATATTCGCATCCATGTTTGTGCCTCATAGGCAAGCACGCCATGCATGTCGTAAGCTCAATTGCATACATCAGGATTGCATACTCCAGGTGGTCAAGCATTTTTCCCAAAACTGCCACAAGGAGTCCAACACAACTAATGGAATAAAATTCAGAGCTCAAGTGAAATTTATGGAGCCATGATGATTCCTCGAGCAATTCAGCGTTTTAAGTTGTCACATAAAAGACAGCTCAAAATGATACTACAAGGGTAAGGATCTTCCAAGTGTAGGCTCTAGCACCCCGCCCCACCCTGTGGCACATAGTGTGGGTAGTATTAAGTGGACTCTCCTTGGTGATAGTGACTTGTGGACCTTACTACGAGGGTGATATCAAGGATGGCCGGGGAGCTAGCATTGGGCATGCCACATAGGCAAAGGTTTCCGTGTAAGTTAACACTAGGCCTTGAGTGTTCCATCAATAAAACAtatgacaaaaacaaaaaaggctTTTGAAGTGCTACCTTGCATGTTGTGCACCACAAAAAGGACATGTGCATGTGCTACAGTTAGCCTTTTTTGAGCAACTATTGGCTAACATGAGTGGGCCTTGATAGCAAGTGGGTTTGTGGAATTCAAATGCCATATATTTAAGCTTGGATACATGAGCAAATAAATTGGTACATCAATCATATTCATGGAAAGGTGTTGTGCCTTGCAAGGCTGTTTGTATAAGTGCAACTCACCTGGCTTGTTGGGTGCCCTGCAATTGTGCATTGTTGTTGAAGTACTTACGCCAGGGATGCCACATGCACGATAAACCGTACGTGCTCATACCCTTGGAGCTTGTGGGTAGCTCGTGGCACATTGTTTGTGGGGGACATAATGCCTGCTGACTATCATTGGTATTTGTCATTCACATGGTTTCAAGTTTAAACCCTTGGGCAAGATGAGAATGAATGTGCTACACTACTTTGGATCAGCTAAAACAAGTGTGCACAACTAAGTGCCACCTGAACATCCTAGACAACGGCAATATAGAAACTCGTTTTAAATAGGCTCAGTTAAGTAACTTGAGTCAAGAACTTGTTCATTGCATGGGTGTGTTTCCAAAGCAAATCAAGAGGGCTTGTTGGGTGAAAATGGGTTTGAACAGCCGTACAAGTTTGCCCCTAACACATGATATTAGAGCTTGAACAACACGAAGATTTGTGCTATAATATGTAAAAGTTGATACCAAGAGCTAGATTGGAGGTACAAAAAGGGTTTATTGGCATATGTGATGAACCTCCCCAAAGCATTGCCAATGTGGGACGGTCAGCATTCAAGAACAATcagttttttctttcaaaatggGTAACCTAATATTAGGCTTCAAAGAGAAGGAGCCAACTTATTTTCCTTCAGCATAGCTTAGATTTTAGAATTTCTAGGTTTAGGTTAATTGGAATGGATTTAATTTCCATAGAGGACCCATATTTGACTATGGTCAATGCAACTGGGTTtctatatgtttaatttattcaatattGGAAACCAGGTTTTCCTTAATCAAACTAATTTGCATATTAGCTAATTTGTGATCAAGTATGCAATCAAGTATACGTTGTTGTACTAGAGATTTTAGGgagttttgaataaaattccaaaataaattatatgctATTTGGGAGTTTCCAATTgtcgtgtacctagggtttggattggaaattggaagaatgagggGGGAATTTAGCAAAAGAATAGGGAGAATCAGAAGAACAGGAAATGAGGGAGAataagatcgagagagagagagaatttgaaggaGAGACatcaaaaatattcaaatgtatCGATTGATGCCCATGAATTATGCTGGATCAGTCTTAAATACTGATCCAAATAGCAGTGATTTGGCGCCAATAGGGCTGCCAAATATTCAAACCAATTATAACTGAAAGCTGCTGCCTTCTAGGTACAATTGCGACTACTTCTAAGTACAGCTGGTTCAATCCAAACTAATAGCAAATACAAACAAAGGAATACATCTATTATCTATTACTTCTATACGCCTGGGTACTGACACCAATATAAATTGGTGTTTGTGCCATATAACTTTATTAGATGCAACAGCTCATGGTTCAAGCCTTTACTGATTGAGTTGCTGATTTTACAATTGTGGCCTTTGAC
It contains:
- the LOC127797077 gene encoding nucleobase-ascorbate transporter 7-like, producing MAGAAPPPKQEELQPHPVKDQLPNVSYCITSPPPWPEAILLGFQHYLVMLGTTVLIPSNLVPQMGGGNEEKAKVIQTLLFVAGLNTFMQTLFGTRLPAVIGGSYTFVPTTLSIILAGRYSDILDPVEKFKRIMRGIQGALIVASALQIILGFSGLWRNVARFLSPLSAVPLVALTGFGLYEFGFPLLAKCVEIGLPQIIFLVIFSQYIPHLMKGQGHVFDRFAVIFSVIIVWIYAHLLTVCGAYKNTSTKTQLSCRTDRAGIIGAAPWIDVPYPFQWGAPTFDAGEAFAMMAASFVALVESTGAFIAVSRYAGATPLPPSVLSRGVGWQGVGILFSGMFGTGNGSSVSVENAGLLALTRVGSRRVVQISAGFMIFFSILGKFGAIFASIPAPIVAALYCLFFAYVGAGGLSFLQFCNLNSFRTKFILGFSMFMGLSIPQYFNEYTAVNGFGPVHTGARSFNDMINVPFSSEPFVAGLLALLLDVALHRKDNVTRKDRGMYWWDRFRSFRTDTRSDEFYSLPFNLNKFFPSV